TGGAAACAGGAAAATTGCTGAAATTGTAATTTGAAGGTATAGGCTCGAATACTGCACTTTAACCGTTGGGAAAATTAGCCACGACCAATGAATTAAGAACGGTTCAGAAAAGAGAACGTACAAGCTGGCTGAGAAAATTGTTACGTATTTGATTTTTTCATCCTCCTACTTGTTATCAATCAATTTCTCTTTCACAAAAGTTAAAAACTCCTTTACAGCTTCTTCTGGCTTTTCACTTATGTAACTCTCTACGACGTTTCCCTCACTGCCATTGTGAAAGTGCTTTGGAAAAGTCTCCACGTATTTCCATTTAGCGTGAGGTATATTGTCGTGCCTGAAGACTTTGCCATCGATATGCCTTCTTTCCCAGTGATACGCATAACGGCTCAGTCTTTCAGAAATCCATACATCAACGAAACTTACCATCAGTAATGAAAATTCTCAGCTTGTGCGTGATCTCTGTAAATTCAACAATATCTGGAAACTCTTTTTCCGCCACTTCAGCAAGCCTTCTAAGCCTTTCAATCACCGAGCTCCCTCAATGCGGTTTTTATTTTCTCAATCTGCGATTCTAAATAATCGAGCCTGAAGAAATCATCCAAAGTGTTTTCTTCATCAAGCTTTCCGGATTTGTATAATTCTTCAAACTCCTTCGCCGATTTTACACCATATTTTCT
This region of Archaeoglobus neptunius genomic DNA includes:
- a CDS encoding toxin-antitoxin system TumE family protein — protein: MVSFVDVWISERLSRYAYHWERRHIDGKVFRHDNIPHAKWKYVETFPKHFHNGSEGNVVESYISEKPEEAVKEFLTFVKEKLIDNK